From the Nitrobacter hamburgensis X14 genome, one window contains:
- a CDS encoding MFS transporter produces MDRIVETDIPARLDSLRWSPFHTRVVTALGITWILDGLEVTLAGTLSGALKDSPTLRFTNLDIGLASSAYLVGAVLGAVVFGWLTDRIGRRKLFFVTLTLYLTATAATALSWDTGSFALFRFLTGAGIGGEYTAINSTIQELVPARYRGWTDLTINGSFWLGAALGAVGAIVLLDPQLIDPELGWRLAFLTGAVLGLVVFVMRLWIPESPRWLMIHGRPDQAVRIVADIERMAARDPDAPADGGWPTIRLRMRDHTPLREVARTLFCAYRQRSLVGLALMTAQAFFYNAIFFTYALVLSTFFGIPSDRIGWYILPFAAGNFLGPLLLGRLFDTVGRRAMIAFTYGISGILLTVSGYLFAAGVLTAQTQTIAWMVIFFFASPAASAAYLTVSETFPLEVRALAIAMFYAIGTGIGGVAGPALFGALIDSGSRDSVFAGYCLGSALMIAAALIGWRYGVAAERRPLESVASPLAVVES; encoded by the coding sequence ATGGACCGGATCGTCGAGACAGACATTCCCGCGCGTCTCGACAGCCTGCGCTGGAGCCCGTTTCATACGCGGGTCGTAACCGCCCTCGGAATCACATGGATACTGGACGGGCTGGAGGTGACGCTCGCCGGAACATTGTCCGGCGCGCTCAAGGACAGTCCCACGCTGCGCTTCACCAACCTCGATATCGGCCTCGCCAGCAGCGCCTATCTTGTCGGTGCCGTGCTCGGGGCGGTGGTCTTCGGCTGGTTGACGGACAGGATCGGGCGCAGGAAACTTTTTTTCGTCACGTTGACCCTCTATCTGACTGCGACGGCAGCGACCGCGCTGTCATGGGATACCGGCAGCTTCGCGCTGTTCCGGTTTCTCACCGGCGCAGGCATCGGGGGCGAATACACCGCGATCAATTCGACGATTCAGGAACTGGTGCCGGCGCGTTACCGCGGATGGACCGACCTGACCATCAACGGCAGTTTCTGGCTCGGCGCCGCCCTCGGTGCGGTCGGCGCGATCGTGCTGCTCGATCCGCAACTGATCGATCCCGAACTGGGCTGGCGGCTCGCGTTCCTGACCGGCGCCGTGCTGGGACTAGTGGTGTTTGTGATGCGGCTATGGATTCCGGAAAGCCCGCGCTGGCTGATGATTCACGGACGGCCGGATCAAGCGGTCCGCATCGTTGCCGACATCGAACGGATGGCGGCTCGCGATCCGGATGCGCCCGCCGACGGGGGCTGGCCGACGATCCGGCTTCGGATGCGCGACCACACGCCGCTGCGCGAGGTGGCGCGAACGCTGTTCTGCGCATACCGGCAGCGGTCGCTGGTCGGCCTTGCGCTGATGACCGCGCAGGCGTTCTTCTACAATGCGATCTTCTTCACATACGCGCTGGTGCTGTCGACCTTCTTCGGCATTCCGTCGGATCGGATCGGCTGGTACATCCTGCCGTTCGCGGCGGGCAATTTTCTCGGACCGCTGTTGCTCGGGCGGCTGTTCGATACGGTCGGACGCCGCGCGATGATCGCCTTCACCTATGGGATATCCGGTATTCTGCTGACCGTATCAGGCTATCTCTTCGCCGCCGGCGTTCTCACCGCGCAGACGCAGACGATCGCGTGGATGGTGATTTTCTTCTTCGCCTCGCCGGCCGCCAGCGCGGCCTACCTGACCGTCAGCGAGACCTTTCCCCTTGAAGTGCGGGCGCTGGCGATCGCGATGTTTTATGCCATCGGGACCGGAATCGGCGGCGTCGCCGGTCCTGCGCTGTTCGGCGCCTTGATCGACAGCGGCTCGCGTGACAGCGTGTTCGCAGGATATTGTCTCGGATCGGCGTTGATGATCGCTGCGGCGCTGATCGGCTGGCGATACGGGGTTGCCGCCGAACGGCGCCCGCTCGAATCGGTGGCGTCGCCGCTCGCCGTTGTGGAGTCATGA
- a CDS encoding efflux RND transporter permease subunit has protein sequence MALNVSAWSIRHPLPSVLFSIILLTLGWVSFTKLAITRLPNADIPVISVAVSQFGAAPAELEAQVTKTIEDGVSGVEGVRHISSSITDGLSLTTIQFALETNTDRALNDVKDAVTRVRANLPQNVNEPLIQRVDVIGLPIVTYAAISPGKTPEQLSYFVDDVVKRALQGVRGVAQVERIGGVEREILVSLDPDRLRAAGLTAVDVSQRLRGINVDVAGGRAEIGRNDQAIRTLAGAKTINELAGTMISLPAGGELRLDDLGTVTDTIADRRTFARFNGEPVVALGIKRSKGASDVVVAKAVQERIDALKEQYPEVDLKLIDTSVEFTKGNYEAAISTLFEGATLAVIIVFLFLRDIRATVIAAISLPLSIFPAFWAMDLLGFSLNLVSFLAITLSTGILVDDAIVEIENIVRHMRMGKSAYRAALEAADEIGLAVIAISLTIIAIFAPASFMSGIAGQFFKQFGITVSVQVFFSLLAARFVTPVLAAYFMKDHPHEAPPPGPVLRAYASLVTWSVRHYFVTVLIGFAVFAASIWSIKLLPQGFLPAQDTARSLLAMELPPGSQLAYTEKVTENIAARLRKRPEVTSVFVDGGRVPPGLQEVRRASLIINYTPKQDRGITQRELELSIGQELESVPDIRYWFLDENGLRAVSLVVTGPDIGIVSNVANELATQMKRIPLLANVTPETSLDRPELRIQPRADLAARLGVSTEQLSQTIRVATIGDVGPALAKFDAGDRQVPIHVQLEDSARADLKMLEQMRVPIGGGRGHVPLSVVADIRLDQGPTSINRYDRQRQATIAADLVGTAALGDATRRINELPVMKTLPKGVTVNPSGDAESLNELSEGFATAITAGLMMVYAVLVLLFGTFLQPITILFSLPLSIGGAIMALLLTGKQLTTPVWIGILMLMGIVTKNAIMLVEFAVESIRQGRAREEAIIDAGMKRARPIVMTTVAMVAGMMPSALAFGAGGEFRSPMALAVIGGLIFSTILSLVFVPAMFLVMDDVGAFIWRYGKRLLTSGTEVAEPAAAEREPPNGRLPGAE, from the coding sequence ATGGCGCTCAATGTTTCCGCCTGGTCGATCCGGCACCCGCTCCCGTCCGTTCTCTTTTCGATCATTCTGCTGACGCTCGGCTGGGTCAGCTTCACCAAGCTCGCTATTACGCGGCTGCCCAATGCGGATATTCCCGTGATCTCGGTGGCCGTCTCGCAGTTCGGTGCCGCGCCGGCCGAACTGGAGGCGCAGGTCACCAAGACCATCGAGGACGGCGTCTCGGGCGTCGAGGGCGTCCGGCATATTTCATCGTCGATCACCGACGGCCTGTCGCTGACCACGATCCAGTTCGCGCTGGAGACCAATACCGACCGGGCGCTGAACGACGTCAAGGACGCCGTGACCCGGGTTCGCGCCAATCTGCCGCAGAACGTCAACGAGCCGCTGATCCAGCGCGTCGACGTCATCGGACTGCCGATCGTCACCTATGCCGCGATCTCGCCGGGCAAGACGCCCGAGCAACTGTCGTATTTCGTCGACGACGTGGTCAAGCGCGCGCTGCAGGGCGTGCGCGGCGTCGCCCAGGTCGAGCGCATCGGCGGTGTCGAGCGCGAAATCCTGGTGTCGCTCGATCCGGACCGCCTGCGCGCGGCGGGTCTGACGGCGGTCGATGTCAGCCAGCGCCTGCGCGGCATCAACGTCGATGTTGCCGGGGGGCGGGCGGAGATCGGCCGGAACGATCAGGCCATTCGGACCCTTGCCGGCGCCAAGACCATCAACGAACTGGCGGGGACGATGATTTCGCTGCCGGCCGGCGGCGAGCTGCGGCTCGACGATCTCGGCACGGTGACCGACACCATCGCGGACCGCCGCACCTTCGCCCGCTTCAACGGCGAGCCCGTCGTAGCCCTCGGCATCAAGCGCTCCAAGGGAGCGAGCGACGTCGTGGTGGCGAAGGCCGTGCAGGAGCGGATCGACGCGCTGAAAGAGCAATATCCCGAGGTCGATCTGAAACTGATCGACACCTCCGTCGAGTTCACCAAAGGCAACTATGAAGCGGCGATCTCGACCCTGTTCGAGGGCGCGACGCTTGCCGTCATCATCGTATTCCTGTTTCTTCGTGATATCCGCGCCACCGTCATTGCCGCGATCTCGCTGCCGCTATCGATCTTTCCCGCCTTCTGGGCGATGGACCTTCTCGGCTTCTCGCTGAACCTGGTCAGCTTCCTCGCCATCACGCTCTCGACCGGCATCCTCGTCGACGACGCCATCGTCGAGATCGAGAACATCGTGCGCCACATGCGGATGGGCAAATCGGCCTACCGCGCCGCGCTGGAAGCCGCCGACGAAATCGGCCTCGCGGTGATCGCGATCAGCCTCACCATCATCGCGATCTTCGCGCCGGCGAGCTTCATGTCGGGCATCGCCGGGCAGTTCTTCAAGCAGTTCGGCATCACCGTGTCGGTGCAGGTGTTCTTCTCGCTGCTGGCCGCGCGTTTCGTGACGCCGGTGCTCGCCGCCTATTTCATGAAGGATCATCCGCACGAGGCTCCGCCGCCCGGCCCCGTGCTGCGCGCCTATGCCAGCCTCGTTACATGGTCGGTGCGGCACTACTTCGTGACGGTTCTGATCGGATTTGCGGTCTTCGCCGCCTCGATCTGGAGCATCAAGCTGCTGCCGCAGGGCTTTTTGCCGGCGCAGGACACCGCGCGTTCGCTGCTGGCGATGGAGCTGCCGCCGGGATCGCAACTGGCCTACACCGAGAAGGTAACCGAAAACATCGCGGCGCGGCTGCGCAAGCGGCCGGAAGTGACCAGCGTATTCGTCGACGGCGGGCGCGTGCCGCCGGGCCTTCAGGAAGTGCGTCGCGCGTCCCTGATCATCAACTATACGCCCAAGCAAGACCGCGGCATCACCCAGCGCGAGCTTGAACTCTCGATCGGACAGGAGCTCGAAAGCGTTCCCGACATTCGTTACTGGTTCCTCGACGAGAACGGCCTGCGCGCGGTATCGCTCGTGGTGACCGGGCCCGACATCGGCATCGTCAGCAACGTCGCCAACGAGCTGGCGACGCAGATGAAGCGCATTCCGCTGCTCGCCAACGTCACGCCGGAGACCTCGCTCGACCGCCCTGAGTTGCGCATCCAGCCGCGCGCGGATCTCGCCGCGCGCCTTGGCGTCTCGACCGAGCAGTTGTCGCAGACCATTCGCGTCGCGACGATCGGCGACGTCGGTCCGGCGTTGGCGAAGTTCGATGCCGGCGACCGCCAGGTTCCGATCCACGTGCAACTCGAAGACAGCGCACGCGCCGATCTGAAGATGCTGGAGCAGATGCGCGTGCCGATCGGCGGCGGACGCGGTCACGTCCCGCTCTCGGTCGTCGCCGATATCAGGCTGGATCAGGGTCCGACCAGCATCAACCGCTACGACCGGCAGCGGCAAGCGACCATCGCGGCCGACCTCGTCGGCACCGCCGCGCTCGGCGACGCGACCAGGAGGATCAACGAACTGCCCGTGATGAAGACCCTGCCGAAGGGCGTGACGGTCAATCCCTCAGGCGATGCCGAGAGCCTGAACGAGTTGTCGGAAGGGTTCGCCACCGCGATCACGGCGGGGCTGATGATGGTTTATGCCGTGCTGGTGCTGCTGTTCGGCACCTTCCTGCAACCAATCACCATTCTGTTTTCGCTGCCGCTGTCGATCGGCGGCGCGATCATGGCCCTGCTGCTCACCGGCAAGCAACTCACGACGCCGGTCTGGATCGGCATCCTGATGCTGATGGGCATCGTCACCAAGAACGCCATCATGCTGGTGGAGTTTGCCGTCGAATCGATCCGCCAGGGCCGCGCGCGGGAGGAGGCGATCATCGATGCCGGCATGAAGCGCGCCCGTCCGATCGTGATGACGACCGTCGCGATGGTGGCGGGCATGATGCCGAGCGCGCTGGCGTTCGGCGCCGGCGGCGAATTCCGCTCGCCAATGGCGCTGGCGGTCATTGGAGGCCTGATATTTTCGACGATCCTGTCGCTGGTGTTCGTCCCCGCCATGTTCCTGGTGATGGACGATGTCGGCGCCTTCATCTGGCGCTACGGCAAGCGCCTGTTGACCTCGGGCACTGAAGTCGCCGAGCCGGCCGCCGCCGAACGCGAGCCGCCGAATGGGCGGTTGCCCGGCGCGGAATAG
- a CDS encoding glycoside hydrolase family 15 protein: MSDHGLDLAVIGNCRTAALVDPTARLVWWCFPRFDADPVFSRLLAGNEEKGFSDVVLDGMADFQSDYVRNTAIVSTVLTDSHGNAVRITDFAPRFRQYGRIFRPPQMFRIIEPIAGLPRITIRIRPTHAYGKPLKRHSMGSNHIRYFEEDDTAIRVTTDAPLALIENETPFVLTRPMHLVFGNDEAFPGDLASTAQRFAEETKTYWLGWVRRLYISYEWQEAIIRAAITLKLSNFEETGGIIAAHTTSIPEAPGSGRTWDYRYCWLRDAYFVVKALNRVGATRTMEDFIGFTLSIASNTDEDLKPVYSVVPNLPLDEWIATDLQGYHGDGPVRVGNAAVDQIQHDTYGSAILAALPLFFDRRLPRAGDESLFTLLESLGHKAARVAMTNDAGIWEYRGRQRIHTHSAAMCWAGVNRLAAIAERLGLPERATHWNAVADPLHAELLDRAWNPKREAFTAAFGSDDLDASVLLLPELGVCEVDDPRFVKTVAAMERELLREKHVMRYAAEDDFGVPVTAFLICRFWLIDAWWALGRREEAREAFTDALAHRNRYGLLSEDVDPKTGALFGNFPQTYSMAGLILTGMRLSRNWEDRYWRS, encoded by the coding sequence ATGAGCGATCATGGCCTCGATCTCGCCGTGATAGGCAACTGCCGCACCGCCGCGCTTGTCGATCCGACCGCGCGGCTGGTGTGGTGGTGTTTTCCGCGCTTCGACGCCGACCCGGTGTTTTCGCGCCTGCTTGCGGGAAATGAAGAAAAGGGCTTCAGCGATGTCGTGCTGGACGGCATGGCCGATTTCCAGTCGGACTATGTCCGCAACACCGCGATCGTGTCCACGGTCCTGACCGACAGCCACGGCAATGCGGTGCGTATCACCGACTTCGCGCCGCGCTTCCGGCAGTATGGCCGCATATTCCGGCCGCCGCAGATGTTTCGGATCATCGAGCCGATCGCGGGCCTGCCCCGGATCACGATTCGCATACGGCCCACGCACGCCTACGGCAAGCCGCTCAAGCGGCACTCGATGGGCAGCAACCACATCCGCTACTTCGAAGAAGACGATACGGCTATCCGCGTCACCACCGACGCGCCGCTAGCCCTGATCGAAAACGAAACGCCGTTCGTTCTGACGCGACCGATGCATCTCGTGTTCGGCAACGACGAAGCCTTCCCCGGCGATCTGGCGTCGACCGCCCAGCGTTTCGCCGAGGAGACCAAAACCTATTGGCTGGGCTGGGTACGACGCCTCTACATCTCCTATGAATGGCAGGAAGCCATCATCCGCGCCGCCATCACGCTCAAGCTGTCGAACTTCGAGGAAACCGGCGGCATCATCGCCGCGCACACCACCTCGATTCCGGAGGCGCCCGGCTCGGGCCGCACCTGGGACTATCGCTATTGCTGGCTGCGCGATGCTTACTTCGTCGTGAAGGCGCTCAATCGCGTCGGCGCGACGCGGACGATGGAGGACTTCATCGGCTTCACGCTGTCGATCGCATCGAATACCGACGAGGATCTGAAGCCGGTCTATAGCGTGGTCCCGAATCTGCCGCTGGACGAGTGGATCGCCACCGATCTTCAGGGCTATCACGGCGATGGGCCGGTGCGTGTCGGCAATGCCGCGGTCGACCAGATACAGCACGACACCTATGGCAGCGCCATTCTGGCGGCGTTGCCGCTGTTCTTCGATCGCCGGTTGCCGCGCGCAGGCGACGAAAGTCTGTTCACCCTGCTTGAATCGCTCGGTCACAAGGCGGCCCGGGTTGCGATGACGAACGACGCCGGCATCTGGGAATACCGCGGTCGCCAGCGCATCCATACTCACTCCGCGGCGATGTGCTGGGCCGGGGTCAATCGGCTTGCGGCCATCGCGGAACGACTTGGCCTGCCGGAACGCGCGACGCACTGGAATGCGGTCGCCGATCCCCTGCACGCCGAACTGCTGGATCGCGCCTGGAATCCAAAGCGCGAGGCCTTCACCGCCGCGTTCGGGTCCGACGATCTCGATGCGAGCGTGCTATTGCTGCCCGAACTCGGCGTTTGCGAGGTCGACGATCCGCGATTCGTGAAAACCGTCGCCGCCATGGAGCGCGAGTTGCTGCGTGAGAAGCATGTCATGCGCTACGCCGCGGAAGATGACTTCGGTGTTCCGGTGACGGCGTTCCTGATCTGTCGGTTCTGGCTGATCGATGCGTGGTGGGCGCTCGGACGGCGCGAGGAAGCGCGGGAGGCATTCACGGATGCGCTGGCGCATCGCAATCGTTACGGACTGCTGTCGGAGGACGTCGATCCGAAAACCGGCGCGCTATTCGGTAATTTCCCGCAAACATATTCCATGGCGGGATTGATCCTCACCGGCATGAGATTGTCGCGGAACTGGGAAGACCGATACTGGCGCAGTTGA
- the otsB gene encoding trehalose-phosphatase translates to MADGPGSRMLPLRESALLLDIDGTLLDLAPSPSEVRVPPKLATSLSRLLARTDGALALVSGRSLSDIDRIFAPMLFPAVGGHGAEMRISTESEAVATHAPPMNPDLIRRFAAIAELHAGILVENKGYSLALHFRKAPDTEQAIYHAVSAIRADLPNAPIEVLPGKFVCEIKHSGFTKATGVTELMAHEPFKGRRPVFVGDDVTDETVFAIMPDMKGLSFSVGRRAQGVDGHFHAPSDVRAWLARLLDDERAVAE, encoded by the coding sequence ATGGCCGACGGCCCCGGATCTCGGATGCTGCCGCTCCGCGAATCCGCCCTGCTGCTCGATATAGACGGCACCCTGCTCGATCTCGCGCCGTCGCCCAGCGAAGTTCGTGTGCCGCCAAAGCTCGCGACCTCGCTGTCGCGGCTGCTGGCACGGACGGACGGCGCGCTGGCGCTGGTCAGCGGGCGCTCGCTCAGCGATATCGACAGGATTTTCGCGCCGATGCTGTTTCCGGCGGTCGGCGGCCACGGCGCGGAAATGCGGATTTCGACCGAAAGCGAGGCCGTGGCTACGCACGCTCCGCCGATGAACCCGGATTTGATCCGGCGTTTTGCGGCCATTGCCGAACTGCATGCCGGCATCCTGGTGGAGAACAAGGGTTACTCGCTGGCGCTGCATTTCAGGAAGGCGCCGGATACCGAGCAGGCGATCTACCACGCGGTCTCGGCGATACGGGCCGATCTGCCGAACGCGCCGATCGAGGTACTGCCTGGCAAGTTCGTCTGCGAGATCAAGCATTCCGGATTTACCAAGGCGACCGGCGTGACCGAATTGATGGCGCACGAGCCGTTCAAGGGACGGCGTCCGGTCTTCGTCGGCGACGATGTGACCGATGAAACGGTGTTTGCGATCATGCCGGACATGAAGGGCCTCTCGTTCTCGGTGGGACGGCGCGCCCAAGGCGTCGACGGCCACTTTCATGCGCCCAGCGATGTCAGGGCCTGGCTGGCCCGTCTGCTCGATGATGAACGGGCCGTCGCGGAATGA
- a CDS encoding pyridoxamine 5'-phosphate oxidase family protein — protein sequence MTAIETIEQLEAIYGQPGEAATIKVAYRITPSYRALIESSPFAVLATCGEEGLDCSPRGDLPGFVRVHDDLTLIIPDRRGNNRVDSLRNLIRDPRAALLFLIPGSGTTLRVNGRALVSADPELLASFGVESKIPRSVIVMTVQEIYFQCARAIIRSHLWDPDRRVDPKSLPTPGQILADMSKDRVGGEEYDRTWLERARQTMW from the coding sequence GTGACCGCCATCGAGACGATCGAGCAGCTCGAGGCCATTTACGGCCAGCCCGGCGAGGCGGCGACCATCAAGGTGGCCTACCGGATCACACCGTCCTATCGCGCGCTGATCGAAAGCTCTCCGTTCGCCGTGTTGGCGACCTGCGGCGAGGAAGGGCTTGACTGCTCGCCGCGCGGCGATCTGCCGGGCTTCGTTCGTGTTCACGACGACCTCACGCTGATCATTCCCGATCGGCGCGGCAACAACCGCGTCGATTCATTGCGGAATCTCATACGCGATCCCAGAGCGGCGCTGTTGTTTCTGATCCCGGGGTCCGGCACCACCCTGCGCGTCAACGGCCGCGCGCTGGTGTCGGCCGATCCCGAACTGCTGGCGTCGTTCGGGGTGGAGAGCAAAATACCCCGTTCGGTCATCGTCATGACTGTGCAGGAGATCTACTTTCAGTGCGCGCGCGCCATCATCCGCTCGCACCTCTGGGATCCCGACAGGCGTGTCGACCCCAAGAGCTTGCCGACGCCGGGTCAAATCCTCGCGGACATGAGCAAAGATCGGGTTGGCGGCGAGGAATATGACAGGACGTGGCTGGAGCGCGCGCGGCAGACGATGTGGTAG
- a CDS encoding AsmA family protein produces the protein MGALKIAGVAATCLIAIAIVLLVTGIPSGFVTSLVQDRIERETGYRIAINGKTGIGLWPSFSLALHNVTLENPKTTATDVHIAVGEVRAALPFASLLSGAPKVSDLTIDHATLRLPLLRERTRIDIPPGPDHSGDTSEDDTPFPIDRVTISNGTIVFFDPQTSSEGRVGDVNASVTLSTDRQINVTGNARPGNHSLKFGIKATPPAGPLGRQNIPTELTLDVPGLPTRELTAKAEVRINGRMLLINGLSGSLNDGKFNGWASVDLASKPLVKLDLDFQRLGLGAAPRQPPAPRSGAQPWSDAPIDVGALNYVDAQVRVSAAELNIGDARFAPAAVDATIASGVMKASFSNLGAYDGQANGALTIDASTNNPSYALRAGVTGVRALPLLSSLADFDNVDGRMRAMADVRGTGASLRAILSNLTGTASIDVRDGAIRNLNLAKMIRALTSGTLSGWQTRPDQTTDMSQLSATATIAQGQATTNDLFLAGPLVRMTGAGTVDLGSKTLDFRVEPKLVMTAEGQGGRADPVGLGIPVVVQGTWSEPRIYPDVAGILDDPAAAYAKLRELGQGLFGQSGLGRSDKSGPSLGETLDSMIRQGLGAGAGTGEPPASGRPSQGTPSQDKPSQDKPPPIDDIMKQLFGR, from the coding sequence ATGGGAGCATTGAAAATCGCAGGCGTTGCCGCGACCTGCCTGATCGCGATCGCGATCGTGCTCCTCGTGACCGGAATCCCGTCCGGTTTCGTCACCTCGCTCGTGCAGGACCGGATCGAACGCGAGACCGGTTACCGGATCGCGATCAACGGCAAGACAGGAATCGGGTTGTGGCCGTCGTTTAGCCTCGCGCTGCACAACGTCACGCTGGAAAATCCGAAGACTACCGCAACCGATGTACACATTGCGGTCGGAGAAGTTCGCGCCGCGCTTCCATTTGCCAGCCTGCTGTCGGGAGCCCCGAAAGTTTCGGACCTGACCATTGATCATGCCACGCTGCGGCTGCCGCTGCTGCGCGAGCGCACCCGCATCGACATTCCGCCCGGGCCGGACCACTCTGGAGATACGTCGGAAGACGACACGCCATTCCCTATCGACCGGGTGACGATCTCCAACGGCACGATCGTTTTCTTCGATCCGCAAACCAGCTCGGAAGGCCGCGTCGGCGACGTTAACGCGAGCGTGACGCTCAGTACCGACCGGCAAATCAACGTCACCGGCAATGCGCGCCCCGGTAATCATTCGCTGAAGTTCGGGATCAAGGCGACACCGCCCGCGGGGCCGCTTGGACGACAGAACATCCCGACGGAACTGACGCTCGACGTTCCCGGCCTGCCGACGCGCGAGTTGACCGCCAAAGCCGAGGTCCGGATCAACGGGCGAATGCTTCTCATCAATGGCCTGTCGGGATCGCTCAACGACGGCAAGTTCAACGGCTGGGCATCGGTCGATTTGGCGAGCAAGCCGCTGGTGAAGCTCGATCTCGATTTTCAGCGGCTCGGCTTAGGCGCGGCGCCGCGTCAGCCTCCTGCACCGCGATCTGGCGCGCAGCCATGGAGCGATGCGCCGATCGATGTTGGTGCGTTGAACTACGTCGACGCGCAGGTGAGGGTTTCGGCGGCCGAACTGAATATCGGGGACGCGCGCTTTGCGCCGGCCGCGGTCGACGCCACCATCGCCAGCGGCGTTATGAAAGCTTCATTTTCGAACCTTGGCGCATATGACGGGCAAGCCAATGGCGCCCTGACGATCGATGCGTCCACGAACAATCCGTCCTACGCGCTCCGGGCCGGCGTGACCGGCGTTCGCGCGCTGCCGCTGCTGTCGAGCCTTGCGGATTTCGACAATGTCGATGGCAGGATGCGGGCGATGGCCGACGTGCGGGGCACCGGCGCCAGCTTGCGCGCGATCCTATCGAACCTGACCGGGACGGCTTCGATCGACGTCCGCGACGGCGCGATCCGCAATCTCAACCTTGCGAAAATGATCCGCGCGTTGACGTCGGGCACCCTGTCAGGATGGCAGACGCGCCCGGACCAGACCACCGACATGTCGCAACTCAGCGCGACCGCAACCATCGCCCAGGGACAGGCCACCACCAACGACCTGTTTCTGGCCGGGCCGCTGGTGCGGATGACCGGCGCCGGTACTGTCGATCTCGGCTCGAAGACGCTGGATTTCCGGGTCGAGCCGAAACTCGTCATGACCGCGGAGGGTCAAGGGGGGCGCGCCGACCCGGTCGGCCTCGGCATTCCGGTCGTCGTGCAGGGGACGTGGAGCGAGCCGCGCATCTATCCGGATGTGGCCGGCATTCTGGATGATCCCGCAGCCGCCTATGCGAAGCTTCGGGAATTGGGGCAGGGACTGTTCGGCCAAAGCGGACTTGGAAGGTCCGACAAATCCGGCCCCAGTCTCGGAGAGACTCTTGATAGCATGATCCGGCAGGGTCTCGGCGCCGGCGCGGGCACGGGTGAACCGCCCGCTTCCGGCCGGCCATCCCAGGGAACGCCGTCCCAAGACAAACCGTCCCAAGACAAACCCCCGCCCATCGACGACATCATGAAGCAGCTGTTCGGCCGCTAG
- a CDS encoding efflux RND transporter periplasmic adaptor subunit translates to MREVASGLLFGVLAVTIGVVSPSRAADDGGPSGGALVTVARATNACFSDMVRVTGFVVPRREAVVSPDHEGSRVTDVLVREGDIVTLNQELAKLTPPPGSKSGSVVLRAPAAGLLTQVRTAVGALASPQAGPMFRIAINNEVELDAEVPSIHILKLNPGASARISREDGPDLVGSVRLVSPEIDRKTQMGHVRLSLSADPTLRIGMFARVSIDARRSCGVAVPRSAIDRLTVQVVNGNIVETRRVRVGLTSDTGVEILEGLKVGEIVVADAGTSLHDGDRVRAMFADELDRSRVR, encoded by the coding sequence ATGCGTGAGGTCGCCTCCGGCCTGTTGTTCGGCGTGCTGGCGGTAACGATCGGTGTCGTGAGCCCGTCGCGGGCCGCCGACGACGGCGGGCCGTCCGGAGGCGCTCTCGTGACCGTCGCCCGCGCGACCAACGCCTGCTTTTCCGACATGGTCCGTGTGACCGGCTTCGTCGTCCCGCGCCGGGAAGCGGTGGTCAGCCCGGACCATGAGGGGTCGCGCGTGACCGACGTGCTGGTCCGCGAGGGCGACATCGTCACGCTGAATCAGGAACTGGCGAAGCTGACGCCGCCGCCCGGCAGCAAATCGGGATCGGTGGTCCTGCGCGCGCCCGCGGCCGGACTCCTCACCCAGGTTCGCACCGCCGTCGGGGCACTGGCTTCGCCGCAGGCCGGGCCGATGTTTCGAATCGCGATCAACAATGAGGTTGAGCTGGATGCCGAGGTGCCATCGATCCATATACTCAAGCTCAATCCGGGCGCGAGCGCGCGCATCAGCCGCGAGGACGGGCCCGATCTGGTCGGGAGCGTCCGGCTGGTGTCGCCCGAGATCGATCGCAAGACCCAGATGGGTCACGTCCGGCTGTCCCTGAGCGCGGATCCGACTTTGCGGATAGGAATGTTCGCCCGCGTCAGCATCGACGCCAGGCGCAGTTGCGGCGTGGCCGTTCCCCGCTCCGCGATCGATCGCCTGACGGTTCAGGTGGTGAACGGAAATATCGTGGAGACGCGACGCGTCCGCGTCGGATTGACGTCCGATACCGGCGTCGAAATCCTCGAAGGTCTGAAAGTCGGCGAAATCGTCGTGGCCGATGCCGGCACTTCGCTGCATGACGGCGACCGGGTCAGGGCGATGTTTGCCGATGAACTCGATCGGTCGCGGGTACGTTAA